The stretch of DNA CACGCCTCCTTTCCCATGATGCCACGCAGAAAGAGGAAGGCACTCAGACAACTGCAGGTCTTCTCAGTCCAGTGTTCTATCACACGGTTGTTGTCTATGACAGCACCTCCTGAAACAGAGGGCATGTTACACAACTACTAGATTACATCAATAGCATTAACCAACACCACAAGCTTCAACCATTAGTAATTGCACACACAAAATCACTAACACGAATGCAGCCATGAACAACATATTGTTGCAAGGTGTCACAATAACATGTACTTTACATAGCTAGTTATTGCACGCCACAGAAGTGTGTGTACGTTTAGGGAGTGGCAGGTCGTGTGTTGAAACCTGACAATTTTGTCAACTGTACTCCATCTTAATTTCCCAGTACTGACTAACGAGGTCAAAACGGGTATCTAAAAGCGTTTCTAGCGCGCTCTCTCACACGTATTCACAAATATACAACAGCACCCTCATCCACACCGTTAGAACACTGAAAACAGTTCTAAGACAATGGTGGAACCTGAGCATTAGAACACACCTCTACTACAACCTTCAACAACCTAGCTAGCTACTCAACACACCCCCATCTATGACAGAGGCGCACAAAAGAACATACCGGTACAATCAACAACACCTGACATTCAAATATTCTGTAGATAATATATTTAAAGCGAACACTACATATCTTATTAGCACCAAAACAACCCTAGCCTTCTCTACACGGACCGTGTCTGTGATAACAGGCTGCTGAATGTTGGAGGTTGTGTGACCTACTGTTAGCAGACGACTAATCATCTCCATGCAGCGCACACATTAAATCCCCCTGATTTAAATGGCTGTTATAATCCTGAAATATCCCTGTTCAGCAGAGTAACGTTACCCTGCCTTTGCCACCGTCACGTTAGCTTCCAAACATTATGTCTGTTAGTGACGAGTCTGACAGCCAGCACTTCACTTCTATCAAGTCTGCTAACTCAAACTATAAAGTATCCGATTGCATGCTCCATCGTCGATGCTAAACAGAGCTAGTCAGCTAACCATGTTCTGCAGGAGATGCTAGGTATGTAGCTAGTTAGCGAGCATAGGCATTGTAATTGTGTCCCAATGAATCTGTACATGTACGTTTATTTTACGCCTGCTGCGATGGATTAGTGTACATGTGACACAATTAAAAGACAAGAGGATAATTACTACGCATTCTGAGAGCTGTTGGGACTCGAAAGTTACGTGAAACTGTAACCCCCAGTTTTGTTTTAAAGTGACCTAGCCTAACGTTACTCCTTAGTCCAAGGACCTAATATGTTGTTAGGGCGAATTGGCTCGTgaagccaaaacagccaaatactccatctaaacgtgaatcgattctcaattggGGTATGGTTCTAGAAACACAAatccctctactttcatatcacattaaAACAacttcacaaatgcaaaatacacTTACTGTACCGGGTTAACAGTTGCAGcggacagtatttttcagtgacatgTTTGTGGCGTTTGTCTTCCGTTTACACAGGTGTTCGGATTCCCAGATAACGTTAGCTGTCTGCGTAAACAAACACTAACATGGAAACATGGCCGTGTGGGAACCCAAAAGCTATGAAGTTGTGTAACAATTTAACCTTTTGTTTGGAAAATCTGTATATTTGATGTTAAAGATAAGGTCATTATGCTTCCAAAATCGTACCGCAAGCGAATCGTTTTCATGTTCAGACCGAGTGTCGTTAAAAATACTCCCCCGCACAGAAGACGCCTTCTTCCAATGACTCGTTATGTGTAATGTAATAATGGAACAGAGTCCTGATCAAGGAAtaaatgttagctaactagctagccaaacCAGGGCAAGTTTGTCGCGACGACCTGTGTTTGATCACCGCTTGAGACAGTAGAACTATAAACTATCAGTTACTTGGATATTGGGGAAAGCAGTTCACCAAAAACGGGGCATACCTGACATCCAGGGCTGATGTTTTAAAGTTCTTAATATTTGGGTGAGTTTCGAGTCCCGAGGCTAGTTAGCTACTAGCTAGGCCAATGGGGGAGTTATTTTACGCTGGCCCGTGTTGAACCGGGCAAAAGCCCATCACGGCATCCGGAGGAGCGCCCTTCTCAAATCGAACAGTAATTGAGCATGGTGCATCGTCCAGAAACATTATTTTCcataaaataaatgtttcaaTTTTCTAACTAGTTTTCATTTGGAAGACTTATTTAACAATCACTTTTGCAGGTGAAACAGAATCCTAATAATTACTAAACGTCACTTTTGTTTGAGCCGACCCCCGTTGGACAGAGCGAGGCACCTGGCGCCAGCTCAATCCAAATCGAATGCAATCAACTTTCAGCCGGTGCAAAACACGCCATCACCTGCGCCCGGGCGAGATTAATCGAACCCCCTCAATGTTGGCACGCCGGAACTGCCCTCGCTCCTTTAGGTGGGACGTTTGTCCAATCAGTGATTGAGATTAGCGTCATTCCCACAAATCTCTTGGCCTTCGCGGGTGAGTCGGTATGTGTATGAGGGACAACATTTGAAAGCTTTCAACATGCCAGAGGTCGCTCAGGATAGTGGTCTGTTATCTAAAGCAGTTTACAGCTTCTGAACAAAGAGTCATATCTAAAACATTGCTGGAAATGgcacattttatttaaaaatgtattttcacaATAAAAACAATCATACCAAACAGTCTTGTGTGGGAAAACAACTTGATAGAACTGATATAAAACCAAGACCAGTTTCTGTACATTGCAATTGATAAGTTGAATTGAAAAAATATTTACAGCCGTTTTCCCTCCTCCCTCAGCTCCATTCCTCTCCACCCAACACTaaacccctccctcctctattcaACACTCTCCACCCAACACTTGTGCTGTATTTCATCTCTGCCTTATCAGTTGAGTGTGAAACCAAATATTGACAGAACAGATACCGCTCTACTAGTCTGGGTACCACTCTGTTTAGGTATCATTCCAACCCTTGTCATATGCCAAAGATAGATTTTTGGTACAAGGAGTGTAATGTCAGCTAAACAGAGCAACCAGGCTACTGCTCTGCTGCCCCAAACACTGTGCTACTGAAAAAAAACTACTTGACAGAGCCAACAGATTTCAGAAATACTgcatctctcgctcttcctcttgCATTTTCCCCGCTCTCCTCCTCTATTTGAGGTCGATAAAGCGAATGTCCATGATGAGCAGTGTGTGTCTGGGGAGGGGTCTTGGGGCAGGCGAGAGCACGGTCATcacctgtccctgtgtgtccacGTTAgtcaccacaatgaacccacacACCGGGCTCTCCAGCAAGCCCCTGCGCACCCCACCAgccacctcctccccctcatcgGCACAGCTTACACTCAGTACGTGGTGCGTGAGGTCGCGACCTGGGGTCACAGGGACTAGCTTCAGCTGGGTATCGTCCTGCGACATCCCCAGAGGAAGGCACGAATCCGGGATGGACGGCGCTCCGATCTTGTAGATGCGCACGTCAGAAAAGCGCACGTCGAAGGCGTGAGGGTAGAACGAGACACCGCGGAAACCGTAGAAGTACTCCCGGATCTTGTCGTCCCGAGCCTCACGCCGGCAGTCTTTGGAGCGCTCCACGACCCCTCCGGATTTGGGTAACAGCACGACTCGGACGAAATGCGGCAGGTCCCGCTTCAGCTCGTTGTAGAGCCTCTCCTGGTCCAGCACCAGAACCACATCGACCTCGAAGGCTGAGGCGCAGTGGACCAGGGCCTGGTAGCCAGAACCCTTCACCCACCCACAGGTGTTGATGATGCAGCCGCCCACACTGGCTTTCCTGTTCACCTCACAGCGCTGGGAAAACACCTCAGCCAGACATGATGTCAactaggagggagggagagagaaagagagaaatggatGGGGAAGAAAGAGTGAGAAAGATTACATACACCAGGGGGAAAAAGTCCATTACAAAGTTATGGGTTCATATAACCTAATACCATAATCATAGAGGGTTATCTGAGTGATCTTTCACCTTGTTGTAGAGTTTGATGTTGGTTCCTGGAGTGGTGGAGCCAAAGTGGTAGACCAGCGGAGCCTGTACTGAGTACCCCTCTTCCACGTCAGCGGGACGCTCAATACACAGCGCTGACATTGTGCCCGGGACtgacacctgacacacacacaagacaggaAAGCGTCACGTCATCAACAGCACTAACCAGACACAGCCAGTCAACACCATCACAGAAACATGATTCATTTCAATATTACATGCAATTATCCTTATTAGCGTAATAGCAGTGATAGTAGAGGGGAACAGTAGCAAAGAGACGATATGCACGcctccatccacagagacaacataTTCATGTCTCACCCCACTCTGGCCCACGTCGAGCTCCACCAGTGTAGGCCTCCTGCCCAGTCTGACAGCGTAGCTCAGCAACAGCCTGCACACCGTCGACTTCCCCACGTCTGTAGGCCCCACCACCATCACCTGGGGGACAACGTTGAAGCAACGATTACACAACAagcgaaaacacacacactgaccaaggGCCACTtctcacaaacagacacacagccGAACACAGACCCGTGGGCCCCTTTCGTTGTCTCTCTCCGCCTGTCGTCTCATCTGTTCCAGTGCGGCGTGGGTGTTCAGGTAGAGCAGCATGGGTGTGTCCTTTGATACGTACGCCACCTAGAAGAGAGCGAGATCGACACATTTCTGCATCTGTCACTCCTAGCAGTTGCAGATACCAAGGCAGACGTTTCAGCCATGCACATATCCCCCTCCATCGATCGGTTACTCCTCCACAGCCTCTCACCTCTGTCTTCCCTGAGAGAGAAACACTGCAGCCCTGCCAGGTGAACACAGCGATCTTGGAGCCCGGTGGGAACGTGTACTTCTTGTTGCGGTTGAGCTCCGAACCAAAGACTTCGGCCAATCCCGTGAGCAGCTCCAGCTGCACCTTCTCCCCAGCCTCCACCTCGAACCGcagctctgtctctttctccaggTCGAACCTCGTCCCCCCACCACCAGCGCCCGCCCCGGCCCCCGCAGCCTCCTCACCAGTCTTCTCTGGGCCCTCAGTCGCCATGGCTGTACAGAGACAAAGGTTCGATttagcctcaacagcactgatACTTCACTGACATGGCTGCTTCATCCCTGTCATGTGATAAGTTGACGCTGGATAGGATTTATAACGTGACTGATCATTAGATGCTGCAATGTCAGATTTCAGTGGTGCTCTCTCATAAGTCATGACAGAATATAAACATCCCTGGAATGACTTATGATAGCACAAGCACACTATAGCGCAGAGTCCTCTATTTCAGTGTGGAACAGTATGCCGGTAATCACGGTACCAAAACATCATGATACTTATGATACCAACATTTTAGAGTACCGTTTCATATCATACCACCAAATTTGTCGGCCCTGCCGATCTTAAGGAGCTGCTGACGCCTGTTATAACATGTTGATAAAGTCAGCTTTATTCATATATTCAGTTGAATTGAAGCAACAGCCACTAGTATACACGGTCCAATAGTATCCACATCACTTTCATGCGCATATCAGGTGGCAGCTGTAATCAGCTAGCCGCATTCCCCTACCaaccctcactcacctgcttctcccCGTCCGCTCTTCCTgcacatctatccctccatcatttATAAATATAATTTAGCCTTAATGGCGAGCGGGGCTGCAGACCCTGATAAGTCTTGTGTTGTTATATTTGTACATTTGTTACAGTGGAGCAGAGCTAGCAAAGTTGATACATTCATTTCATCACGTGTTATAAGTACACTGTCATGCAACCTCTGAGTGCCAGAGAGGGGAAATTGAGCACAGCTTAACCACAGGCATGCTTGCAGCTTTGCAGCAGAGAACACCGCTTGTCTCTAGCCTAAACGTAAAAAAATATACAACCCATATTACCAGAGATACCTTTTCTCTCCATTAGGAATTAAACTCGTTTTATATAATTTCACAAACCATGTCACGGTCCACTAATTATTGGTTTGATAACAAtgttgttcagtcatgttacatagctagctaaccACCTTTTAATTTCACAGTAGGTCTAGGCAActgagattttttatttaactaagcaagtcttATGAACAAATTATTATTACAATGACGACCCACCCCGACCAAGCCCtaacacggccggttgtgatacagcctggaatcgaaccaaggtctgtagtgacacctctagcactgagatgcagtgcctcagacggCTTCGCCACTGATTGGCACAGGAAGAAAGAAAAAGGGCATGCTACTCATGAAATGTGCTTCAAAAGGTAAAGATTCATATAAGCCGAATGAAAatctaaactaaataaaaaatgtatttttggtgCTGCTTAATTTGTTTGATGCCTAACGTTTCAAAAGttgagagcagtgtgtgtttgtggtagagagggagacagtatgtgagggagaggtgtgtgttAACTGAAGAGTAAAGGTTTTATGCAGTGTTTTCCCTTACTGCCACAATGACACGCAGATCATTATGCATGTAAAGTTatattccttccttcctcccattcctccagccAAATCACAGGTTGGCCTATACAAATATGAGCAAATCAGCCATTCTGTGCAGtattctataattacactattcaGTGTAAAGTTaaattcaacatgttttattgagtAGAAGTGCGACTTTCAGTGACAGGTTTCTGCGTAGCACATAAGCAGAACATCTGAAACCCGGAACAAGCGTCCGGGGGACGGGGCGAACAGGACAATCCCTCCATCATTTCCTCCCATCGTTTCGTTAGTACAAATgtggtatcgtgacaacactacAAGGCTCTGGTAAAGGCCAAAGCAGAACAGTAACGCGTGCCAATCTTTTACAACACTTAGCATAAATTACATGTTGAGAAGCTACAACTAAGTTGATCAAGAGGGGTGTTTCTTTCTAACTTTATATATGAACAACTTGAAACGGCTAGGTACAAAAAAAGTGAGCGTCTGTATAAAGTCCAATATCATGCGAGAAGTAAATAAcaatgctagctaatgttagcatgcAGGCCAGCTATCCGGCAATGCCTGGCTAGAACGGTACCAGTGAAAACCTGCTGAATGCATAGaactgagatatatatatatatatattttttttttagataatCGTTTGTGCCAAAATACTACATTTGCTACTTACAGGATAAGTGATTGGTCCTAAATTCGTTTTCAAAGCGTCCTCCACCTCACCGGAAGACCCCCCATAGAACCATAGTCTGACAGACGTCATTCGTCTTAGAACCAATCAGCGTCTGTGATTGTGTGGCTCCTTgacgcattttttttttttaagtatgaaATCCggtcgatttttttttttttcacctttatttaaccaggtaggctagttgagaacaagttctcatttgcaactgcgacctggccaaggtaaagcatagcaattcgacacatacaacaacacatagttacacatggaataaacaaaacaaagaagaaaaaacaagtctatatacagtgagtgcaaatgaggtaagataagggagttaaggcaataaataggccatggtagcgaagtaattacaatatagcaattaaacactggaatggtagatgtgcaaaagatgaatgtgcaagtagagatactggggtgcaaaggagcaagataaataaataaatactgtatggggatgaggtagatagatgggctgtttacagatgggctatgcacaggtgcagtgatctgtgagctgctctgacagctggtgcttaaagctagtgagggagatatgagtctccagcttcagtgatttttgcagttcgttccagtcattggcagcagaaaactggaaggaaaggcgaccaaaggaggaattggctttgggggagaCCAGTGAGatttacctgctggagcgcgtgctacgagtgggtgctgctatggtgaccagtgagctgagataaggcggggctttacctagcagagacttgtagatcacctgtagccagtgggtttggcgacgagtatgaagcgagggccaaccaacgagagcgtacaggtcgcagtggtgggtagtgtatggggctttggtgacaaaacggatggcactgtgatagactgcatccaatttgttgagtagagtgttggaggctattttatagatgacatcgccgaagtcgaggatcggtaggatggtcagttttacgagggtatgtttggcagcatgagtgaaggattctttgttgcgaaatagaaagccgattctagatttaattttggattggagatgcttaatgtgagtctggaaggagagtttacagtctaaccagacacctaggtatttatagttgtccacatattctaagtcagagccgtccagagtagtgatgctggacgggcgggcaggtgcggtcAGTGATcaattgaatagcatgcatttagttttacttgcatttaagagcagttggaggccacggaaggagagttgtatggcattgaagctcgtctggaggtttgttaacacagtgtccaaagaggggccagaagtatacagaatggtgcagtctgcgtagaggtggatcagagaatcaccagcagcaagagcgacatcattgatctatacagagaagagagtcggcctgagaattgaaccctgtggcacccccatagagactgccagaggtccgtacaacaggccctccgatttgacacactgaactctatcagagaagtagttggtaaaccaggcgaggcaatcatttgagaaaccaaggctgtcgagtctgccaataagaatgtggtgattgacagagtcgaaagccttggccaggtcgatgaatacggctgcacagtaatgtctcttatcgatggcagttatgatgtcgttcaggaccttgagcgtggctgaggtgcacccatgaccagctctgaaaccagattgcatagcggagaaggtacggtgggattcgaaatggtcggtaatctgtttgttaacttggctttcgaagaccttagaaagacagggtaggatagatataagtctgtagcagtttgggtcaagagtgtcaccccctttaaagagggggatgaccgcagccgctttccaatctttgggaatctcagacgatacgaaagagaggttgaatggGCTAGCAATAGGGgatgcaacaatttcggcagatcattttagaaagagagggtgcaGTGCTTTTGTTGAAGCACAAAAGCCTATGCACACATTCCATACTTTTCGAAGCAAAGACACTAGAACAGTATAGAAACAATGCAGTTTTATTCTCCatagataaaaatatatatataatagaaAAACATTAGATAAGACATCTCACATTGGAAATTGATGAGTGGATATTCAGCAATAGCagcaaatacactgaacaaaaatataaacgcaacatgtaaagtgttggtcccatgtttcatcagctgcacaaaaagcttatttctctcgaaatttgtgcacaaatttgtatacatccctgttagtgagcatttctcctttgccacgataatccatccacctgacaagtgtggcatttcaagaagctgattaaacagtatgatcattacacaagcccaccttgtgctggggacaataaaaggcagcTCTAACATGTGCAATTTTGTCatgcaacacaatgccacagatgtctcaagttttgagggagcgtgcaattggcatgcagactgcaggaatgtccaccggagcagttgccagataatttaatgtaaatttctctaccataagctgcctacCAGAGTAccagcacctatttcagtccaagtcaagcactgggtATCCgtgaccaatcaatcaatcaattttattttatatagcccttcgcacatcagataatatctcgaagtgctgtacagaaactcagcctaaaaccccaaacagcaagcaatgcaggtgtagaagtgaCCAACATAAGCATGTCTGTgagatccatagattagggcctaatgaatttatttcaattgactgatttccttatgaactgtaactcagtaaaatctttgaaactgttgcatgttgcgtttatatttttgttcagtgtatattggtacccagtgtttcccaaactgtgAAGCAGTAACCCTCCAGGGTAGACAAGCCAGCTCCTTATGCATCAAGCCCCATTTTGTCACATTGTGGTCATCATTATGGACAGACATGATTTTTGAAGGGGAAACTCAGGGAGCTGTTCGGGTTTTACTTGGAGTACACTGACAGTATATTGAAAATATTTTGGGAACCACAGTTGTACAGTAACCTAATAGAGGAATTGTGTTGCACTGCAAAGAGACACCGCTAGAAGTCATCGGTGTCCTTGCCAGAGGAGCTTGGCTCTTGGGTCATCAGAAGAAGGACTTGGGAGCAACCCCATTGGTCAGTCCTCATCGTTCTGCATCCAGCTAACAAAACCTAGAGGACCGGCAGGGAAGAACAAGGATAAAGGAGAAACTGAGAGACGGTTTTCAAACATGATTTTGGATCAGTGGATCATACTCATAATAGTTGAGTTAGGTAAAGTTAGGTAAAGTTGAGTTAGGTACTGTAAGTGTCAGGGCTCAGTCCGAAATACAGACCTTCACTGGGTCTCTATTCATTCTTCAGTGCCTCTTCCAGGGCTACAACCACAATTGCAGATTCAGGGAACTTCAGCCTGGCAGTTGGGCCTAGCTTTATGCCTATCCAGAGGCATACCACTACAGGAAAGAAAGATGGTTAGTACAAAAAAAAGGACAGCTTCTGGGTGCCGTCGTGTCATGCCAAAGATAAACAATATGGTCCGTGTTTCCAGACACCGAGTCGTGcactaaaaagcactttcaatgaCGAGTCTGTGTCTAGTGAACAGGCCCTATGACATGGAAGTAATCacctttccctccctccacaaAAGTGTGACCTCCAGGCTTTTCTTGCAGGGTTTCTGGGGGTTCAGAACCACAATGAGGTTTGGACAGGCGGCCAGGAGGGCGTCTCGCACCCCCTCAGCACACGTATTATCTCTTACTGCAGAACGACAGAACAGTCACAACTCACTATCACCAATTTTTATTTTCAGAGGCAATTTGTCTACAACTTTTAAGTGTTCTGTTCCTTTCCTGTACACTGAGATTATCCAGATGGTACAGATGAGCTATTGGTGATGGGAATAAATCGATGTGATTATGGGAAATTGACTCAATGCATTTACCTAAATTGACATGTGGTCCTAAAAGTGGTAATATTCTTTAGGGGGGGGTGGCTGTGGATATTTCAGTAGTCAAtgacccccctctccctctgttgtcCAAGTCTTGCTCCTCTCTTTTCACCCTCTTCCacggtctcctcctcctcctgtccccccttgTTGCTTCCCATCCCAAAAAAAAGCTGCACCAACAGCACAGTCAATCTGTTAATGAACTTCACAGCTGCACTGTTCAAGTATTTTTTCTGTTAAATGTTCATTGGACATTTCAAAGTAGTCCTTGCGCATAgaatggtttgtttaactttcaATCATTGTGTTTGACATATTttaaagtgagaaatctgagtctCAGCCTCACTGTTATGGTGGAATTGCCTGACTAAATATCCATTTAGGTGCCATAATGTGTACTGCTTAAAATAGAAAGACTGACAGGACAGGCATCAAATAAATAATGTTGGGGGTGAACATCTGGGGGTGAAGAAGGTCTACATTGGAATTAGAAAAAAGCCCAAATAAAACAGAAGTGATGGAGGTGCAAGAGACCGAGTGCAGTGGGTTTGAGTAAATTGAGTTAACTTGCTATTTGTAAAATATGATATTAATTCCATTCACAGCCAGCCAAGCACATGTCAGACACATAGAATGTGTCAGAGTACATGTTACCTATTTCAAAATGCCTGATTTCCAAAACGTGACACACTGAAGGAAATGTAGAAACAACCTTTATTCTTCATAGACATACCAAAGCAGGTGAAAGATTTTACAGCGTTATTGGATAATATGAACAAGAGAACACAACAGTAAAAGCAGCAATATTGTAAAAGAGGGACTGAGAGACACCATTAGATGTCACTGTGTATCCAGGTCAGAGGAGCTTGACACTTGGGTCATCAGAGGAAGGACTGGGGAGCAACCCGGTTGGTCAGTCCTCATCATTCTGCGTCCAGCTGCTACAAACCCCGGATGACTGGCTGCAAAGAACAAGAGGGAGAATTCACTATTTTACCCCAAAATTATCATGGACAATTGGATAATGGCATATTTGATCCAATCAAATAAGTGGATTACATTGATTTAGTACTTTTCTCTTGGTCTGTGTTATTACTGGCTCTAGTAGCCAAACCCACTCAACCAGTCTGCCTAGTTCAAATGGCTTTCTTTCTCTCACAGTTTTGGTCAATCCAATTTGAATCTAGTCAGTTGAATTGGACCCGGAAGGACATAACTGTTAAGGTTCTGCCTATACAGACCTTCATCAAAGGTGTTTGTCTATTCAGTCTTCAGTGCCTTCTCCAGGGCAGAAACTACAACTTCAGGCTCAGGAAACTTCAGCTTGCGAGGTGGGCCTTTCTTTATCCCTGACCACAGACAAACCTCTgtaggaggagaggaatggattCAACAAAAGAAAGGAGATTAAATACATTTCACACAGATGCATCCCTGGACAACCTTACCTTTCTCTCCTTCAACCAGAATCACTTCAAAACTTTTACTCCGGGGCTTCTGGGGGTTCAGAACCACAGTGAGGTCTGGACAGGCAGCCAGGAGGGCAACTCTGACCCCCTCGGCATTACGCCCATACACTCGTCAGCTTTTACTGCCGTAAGACAACAGAACAGTGAGCGTTAGTTAACTGGTTATGTTTACCTGCAGCAGAGATGTAGCTTATTTGTTTGCACTTTAAATTGTGTTAATTGTGTAAATGTTGTTAGACGACAATAAGCtatatcagggctctccaaccctgttcctggagagctacagtcctgtaggttctcACTCCAACCATAATCTACAACACCaccgattctaataattagctggttgataaactgaaccaGGTTAGTGCCAACTGGGATTGGAGAAAAACCTACAGAAGggttgctctccaggaacagCATTGGAGACCCCTGAGCTATATGCATGCCAGATTATGCCATTTTCATTTGACGGACACTGGAATACAACGTCCAATTAATTTATATTTTGTCATCCAAATGTAATGGGTCTTATTGGTGTGTT from Salvelinus fontinalis isolate EN_2023a chromosome 29, ASM2944872v1, whole genome shotgun sequence encodes:
- the LOC129827877 gene encoding polyribonucleotide 5'-hydroxyl-kinase Clp1, giving the protein MATEGPEKTGEEAAGAGAGAGGGGTRFDLEKETELRFEVEAGEKVQLELLTGLAEVFGSELNRNKKYTFPPGSKIAVFTWQGCSVSLSGKTEVAYVSKDTPMLLYLNTHAALEQMRRQAERDNERGPRVMVVGPTDVGKSTVCRLLLSYAVRLGRRPTLVELDVGQSGVSVPGTMSALCIERPADVEEGYSVQAPLVYHFGSTTPGTNIKLYNKLTSCLAEVFSQRCEVNRKASVGGCIINTCGWVKGSGYQALVHCASAFEVDVVLVLDQERLYNELKRDLPHFVRVVLLPKSGGVVERSKDCRREARDDKIREYFYGFRGVSFYPHAFDVRFSDVRIYKIGAPSIPDSCLPLGMSQDDTQLKLVPVTPGRDLTHHVLSVSCADEGEEVAGGVRRGLLESPVCGFIVVTNVDTQGQVMTVLSPAPRPLPRHTLLIMDIRFIDLK
- the selenoh gene encoding selenoprotein H, which codes for MASRTKAGRVLKRKASAKVETEEESVEGKRGKGEDDHTENVTEGQRVVIEHCKSURVYGRNAEGVRVALLAACPDLTVVLNPQKPRSKSFEVILVEGEKEVCLWSGIKKGPPRKLKFPEPEVVVSALEKALKTE